The Pseudoalteromonas spongiae UST010723-006 genome window below encodes:
- a CDS encoding TonB-dependent siderophore receptor, with product MFPQPVRSLLREPNRKLSFSPVAFAVCMAFSAPIVCASGDPSNQVTQQKISYQVQAGPLNDVLINFAAVSGVKVSFESALFNGIRSNGLIGSYTVKQGFDILLAGTSYRADYTQNGYVLTREQDSVALPSVNVLADGLEQATGPVEGYIAARSSTATKIDVAVEDMVQSVAIVTADKMEMQGANRIGEALAYSSGINVAPWGGQQQWDWFYIRGFDAYNPGIYLDGLQMRNNGNWGMWQVDSYSLERIEVMKGPSSVMYGVNGPGGVINLVSKRPTTFAQREIVFELGNNQHKQLAADIAGPMDERGEWLYRATALVKDGELEGTPLPDQRYYFAPSLTWNPSDKTALTVYAQYYDIDSGADTHEVLVEGSLLPNPNGKTELPIFGGSEDYNMLKQQQWLLGYDIQHAFANDWTLVQKARYAEFDFDFKTVYKSGWITINENDSSDKDNFRYIKLTGLGSEEEIESLNLDTYIIKGLTFNNVTHQVLMGIDYQKTDMRVEAYWGATFEPLDTLNRKDKLAFQEVPTNISGVYDITQTGIYLQDQITIGENWVVNLATRYDETKTQTYDLTGKFTEEQKNDGFSSRFGVIYKANNGVSPYVSYAESFAPTGTIDPAKLEPFPPEKGQQIEAGVRYTPRNGTGRYSVAAFDITRKDYTQWVWDEDPHPEQKGEVNVQGAEVEALVKPTDNSNVMASYTWIPKAEVVNSVFEEEIGKQSNAVSEHALSVWGDYTFNNGLQVGLGARYVGSNKGVEEKAPKRVPAYVMFDSTVKYDVEQWTFALNLRNLFDDYELTTCNNRKCYYTSGRQVTLSATYIW from the coding sequence ATGTTTCCACAACCTGTCCGCTCGTTGTTACGTGAACCTAATCGTAAATTGTCTTTTTCACCAGTTGCTTTTGCTGTTTGTATGGCGTTCAGCGCACCTATTGTGTGTGCTTCAGGTGATCCATCAAATCAAGTAACGCAGCAAAAAATCAGTTATCAAGTGCAGGCGGGTCCATTAAATGATGTACTAATTAATTTTGCTGCGGTTTCAGGGGTGAAGGTATCATTTGAATCAGCGTTATTTAATGGCATTCGCTCAAATGGATTAATTGGTAGTTACACGGTTAAACAAGGTTTTGACATACTATTGGCGGGAACTTCATATCGCGCTGATTATACCCAAAATGGATATGTGTTAACACGTGAACAAGATAGTGTAGCCTTGCCATCGGTAAATGTATTGGCAGATGGTTTAGAGCAGGCAACGGGACCAGTTGAAGGGTATATTGCAGCGCGCTCGAGTACTGCAACAAAGATTGATGTTGCAGTCGAAGATATGGTGCAATCGGTTGCGATTGTGACCGCAGATAAGATGGAAATGCAAGGGGCAAACCGTATTGGTGAAGCGCTTGCGTATTCTTCAGGGATTAATGTTGCCCCTTGGGGTGGTCAGCAACAATGGGATTGGTTTTACATTCGCGGTTTTGATGCCTATAACCCAGGTATTTATCTTGATGGCCTACAAATGCGTAACAATGGTAACTGGGGGATGTGGCAAGTTGATTCGTACAGTTTAGAGCGAATTGAGGTAATGAAAGGTCCGTCGTCGGTTATGTACGGGGTTAATGGTCCTGGCGGTGTGATTAATTTAGTGAGCAAACGCCCAACCACATTTGCTCAGCGTGAAATCGTATTTGAACTCGGCAATAATCAACATAAACAACTTGCGGCAGACATTGCAGGCCCAATGGATGAGCGGGGTGAATGGTTGTATCGAGCGACAGCACTAGTTAAAGACGGTGAACTTGAAGGTACGCCATTGCCAGATCAACGCTATTACTTTGCTCCATCATTAACTTGGAACCCAAGTGATAAAACGGCGTTGACTGTTTACGCCCAGTATTACGATATTGACTCTGGTGCAGATACGCACGAAGTACTGGTGGAGGGCTCACTTTTACCTAACCCAAATGGTAAAACTGAGCTGCCTATTTTCGGTGGTTCGGAAGATTACAACATGCTGAAACAGCAACAGTGGTTATTGGGTTATGATATTCAACATGCATTTGCTAATGATTGGACGTTAGTGCAAAAAGCACGTTATGCAGAGTTCGATTTTGATTTTAAGACAGTTTATAAGTCGGGCTGGATCACCATCAATGAGAATGATAGTAGCGACAAAGATAACTTTCGCTATATCAAGTTAACAGGTCTGGGCAGCGAAGAAGAGATCGAATCATTGAACTTAGACACCTACATTATTAAAGGGTTAACCTTTAATAATGTAACGCATCAGGTGCTAATGGGCATTGATTATCAAAAAACGGATATGAGAGTTGAAGCGTATTGGGGCGCAACCTTTGAGCCACTAGACACACTTAATCGTAAAGATAAATTGGCCTTTCAAGAAGTGCCGACCAATATCTCCGGTGTTTACGATATCACGCAAACGGGTATTTATTTACAAGATCAAATTACTATTGGCGAAAATTGGGTTGTCAATTTAGCGACACGCTATGATGAAACCAAAACGCAGACCTATGATTTAACGGGTAAATTTACCGAAGAGCAAAAGAATGATGGATTTTCATCTCGTTTTGGCGTGATTTATAAAGCGAATAATGGTGTGTCACCTTATGTAAGTTATGCTGAATCATTTGCGCCAACGGGGACAATTGACCCGGCTAAACTTGAACCTTTCCCGCCAGAAAAAGGCCAGCAGATTGAAGCTGGTGTTCGCTATACGCCGCGCAACGGCACTGGTCGTTATAGTGTGGCAGCATTCGATATTACACGAAAAGACTATACCCAATGGGTGTGGGATGAAGATCCGCACCCGGAGCAAAAAGGGGAAGTAAATGTGCAAGGTGCAGAAGTAGAAGCCTTAGTTAAGCCAACCGACAATAGTAATGTGATGGCAAGCTACACCTGGATCCCAAAAGCGGAGGTAGTAAACAGTGTATTTGAAGAAGAAATAGGTAAGCAGAGTAATGCAGTATCAGAGCATGCATTGTCTGTTTGGGGGGATTACACCTTTAATAATGGTTTGCAAGTTGGCTTAGGTGCACGATATGTCGGTTCAAACAAAGGCGTAGAAGAAAAAGCGCCTAAGCGCGTACCTGCTTATGTCATGTTTGATTCGACCGTGAAATACGATGTTGAACAATGGACCTTCGCGCTTAACCTACGCAACTTGTTTGACGACTATGAATTAACAACGTGTAATAATCGCAAATGTTATTATACGTCGGGTAGACAAGTAACATTAAGCGCAACTTATATTTGGTAA
- a CDS encoding ExbD/TolR family protein has product MGFNTRSMAQDDTMADINVTPLVDVMLVLLIIFMITVPVITQSINVELPKASLEKTDSLQSTVAFELKPDGTYWWDQKQVSFDDVTKRFAEVAELDTQPVIELYADGNIPYKNVVKIMAAAQRQGVTSLGFVTELE; this is encoded by the coding sequence ATGGGGTTTAATACCCGCAGTATGGCACAAGATGACACTATGGCTGATATCAATGTAACGCCGCTAGTCGATGTGATGTTGGTTTTGCTAATCATATTTATGATCACGGTGCCGGTAATTACACAGTCTATAAATGTTGAGTTACCAAAAGCATCTCTTGAAAAAACTGATTCGCTGCAAAGCACGGTAGCATTTGAATTAAAGCCTGATGGCACTTATTGGTGGGATCAAAAACAGGTTAGTTTTGATGATGTAACTAAGCGCTTTGCCGAAGTAGCAGAGTTGGATACCCAGCCTGTAATTGAGCTTTATGCTGACGGCAATATACCGTATAAAAATGTGGTTAAGATAATGGCCGCAGCACAAAGGCAAGGCGTTACCTCGTTGGGATTTGTTACCGAATTAGAATGA
- a CDS encoding MotA/TolQ/ExbB proton channel family protein: MENPYGIASLWAQSDFVIKSVAAVLFFMSICTWSVLITKWLHNRKFKNISSNVGQFWLAANLNDGLSTLSQASGYNPFSNLVQSGMLAKTQHQANANALTHTLPLAEWIASSLQMSLEETNEAMQKGLTTLASIGATAPFIGLFGTVWGIYHALINIGTSGSVSIDKLAGPVGEALVMTAFGLFVAIPAVLIYNALVRSNRQLLNRLNHFSQQLNGYLVLGTSPIKTSSTKSQEEASHGV; the protein is encoded by the coding sequence ATGGAAAACCCTTATGGCATTGCCTCTTTATGGGCGCAAAGTGATTTTGTAATTAAGTCAGTCGCGGCTGTTTTATTTTTTATGTCAATTTGTACTTGGTCAGTTTTGATTACTAAATGGCTACATAACCGAAAGTTTAAAAATATTTCGTCCAATGTCGGCCAATTTTGGTTGGCGGCAAATTTAAATGATGGGCTAAGTACATTAAGCCAAGCATCAGGCTATAACCCGTTTAGTAACTTAGTGCAAAGTGGCATGCTGGCAAAAACCCAGCATCAAGCCAATGCAAACGCATTAACACACACTTTGCCATTAGCTGAATGGATTGCGTCAAGTTTACAAATGTCATTGGAAGAAACTAACGAGGCGATGCAAAAAGGTTTAACAACATTGGCTTCAATCGGTGCAACGGCCCCTTTTATTGGGCTATTTGGCACGGTTTGGGGAATTTATCATGCGCTGATTAATATTGGCACCAGTGGCAGCGTGAGTATCGATAAACTCGCAGGACCGGTTGGTGAAGCGCTAGTAATGACCGCATTTGGCTTATTTGTCGCGATACCCGCAGTATTAATATACAACGCATTAGTGCGCAGTAATCGTCAGTTATTAAATCGTTTAAACCACTTTTCACAACAGTTAAACGGATACCTAGTTTTGGGCACGTCACCAATAAAAACATCGTCGACCAAATCACAAGAGGAGGCGTCACATGGGGTTTAA
- a CDS encoding energy transducer TonB, whose product MARFFSNFKIPFFVTVIHFAAIALLMVDFNPKPVVHKRVLQGVLITRAPAKSEQKPVEQSPNKAKPEINQTPQVVETPPKEARVSKPLIAQKAVKKKAVKEARAELTDKKKPEIANKPSPQVKPKTPELINKSQATSAQTNTPEDTPTVSENVTTNAVIPPRIDAALGNNPSPPYPRISRRLKEQGTVLLEIYILANGQVGEMRIKQSSGYRRLDQAARAAVAKWRYQPAQKNGRSIAYWYVQPIYFSLNDTTRF is encoded by the coding sequence TTGGCGCGCTTTTTCTCAAACTTTAAAATTCCTTTTTTCGTTACAGTGATTCATTTTGCGGCAATTGCGCTATTAATGGTCGACTTTAATCCAAAACCAGTCGTTCATAAGCGTGTTTTACAAGGCGTGCTAATTACACGTGCCCCAGCAAAGTCCGAACAAAAGCCTGTTGAACAATCACCTAACAAGGCTAAACCTGAAATTAATCAAACACCACAGGTTGTAGAAACACCGCCGAAAGAAGCTAGGGTTAGCAAGCCACTAATAGCGCAAAAAGCTGTTAAAAAGAAAGCAGTAAAAGAAGCGCGCGCTGAACTTACAGATAAAAAAAAGCCGGAAATAGCTAATAAACCATCACCACAAGTAAAGCCTAAAACGCCAGAGCTTATTAATAAAAGCCAAGCGACATCAGCCCAAACCAATACACCAGAAGATACGCCAACCGTAAGTGAAAATGTAACGACAAATGCCGTAATTCCACCGCGCATTGATGCTGCGCTTGGCAATAACCCTAGTCCTCCTTACCCACGAATATCGAGGCGATTAAAAGAGCAAGGCACAGTGTTACTTGAGATTTATATTCTTGCAAATGGGCAGGTCGGGGAAATGCGCATAAAACAAAGCAGTGGCTATCGAAGGTTAGATCAGGCAGCGCGTGCTGCCGTTGCAAAATGGCGTTATCAACCAGCACAAAAGAATGGACGGTCAATTGCTTATTGGTATGTACAACCGATTTATTTTTCACTCAATGATACAACACGTTTTTAA
- a CDS encoding FecR domain-containing protein, giving the protein MKTKNQQALIEQVADWLVILQDGNVDQEVKQRFDAWLAQHPSHREAWSRAHCFLTNVDAMPKGISSNTVLTLNQKSRRRMVKLLTIAFALPGLSYLGYRKELHHYAYADHITQLGQTKRVTLDDGSIVELNTNTKLVNRYSNAERLIELLEGEVFIKTHSDNHTPTRPFKIITPHGELRALGTEFNVSVSNKQTNLSVFTHAVKVNTPYFNIVVNAAERLVFSSKSHSGVRVEAFTTAMWRKGLFVASSLPLRQVIDELRRYHISYIRVAPSVADIRVSGTFDIHNLISSLALLEQSLPISVSYRSKWWVTIDDKNST; this is encoded by the coding sequence GTGAAAACAAAAAACCAGCAAGCGTTAATTGAACAAGTAGCAGATTGGCTTGTTATTTTGCAAGACGGCAATGTAGATCAAGAGGTAAAGCAGCGCTTTGATGCCTGGCTTGCACAACACCCATCACATCGCGAAGCGTGGTCTCGTGCGCATTGCTTTTTAACTAACGTTGATGCAATGCCTAAAGGAATAAGCAGCAATACGGTGCTGACACTTAACCAAAAAAGCAGGCGCAGAATGGTAAAATTATTGACCATTGCATTTGCCTTACCTGGGCTCAGCTATCTAGGCTATCGTAAAGAGTTGCATCATTATGCTTACGCTGATCATATTACGCAACTGGGGCAAACTAAGCGTGTTACGTTAGATGATGGCAGTATCGTTGAGCTCAATACCAACACAAAGTTAGTCAATCGTTATTCAAATGCTGAGCGTTTAATCGAATTGCTTGAAGGTGAAGTGTTTATTAAAACCCATAGTGATAATCACACTCCAACAAGGCCTTTTAAAATAATTACACCCCACGGCGAATTACGTGCACTTGGCACAGAATTTAATGTTTCGGTAAGTAACAAACAGACTAATTTAAGCGTATTTACGCATGCAGTGAAGGTTAATACACCCTATTTCAATATTGTTGTGAATGCCGCTGAACGCTTAGTTTTTTCTAGTAAGAGTCATAGTGGAGTAAGAGTTGAAGCATTCACCACCGCAATGTGGCGAAAAGGTTTGTTCGTTGCCTCATCGTTACCTTTGAGACAGGTTATTGATGAATTGCGTCGTTACCACATAAGTTATATTCGAGTTGCTCCCAGTGTTGCTGATATTCGTGTATCCGGCACGTTTGATATTCATAACTTGATTAGTTCACTGGCATTGTTAGAGCAAAGTTTACCGATATCCGTATCGTATCGTTCAAAGTGGTGGGTTACGATCGACGATAAAAACAGTACATAA
- a CDS encoding sigma-70 family RNA polymerase sigma factor: MDSFQQNIRHVYIDNQSWLANWLRNKVGCSELASDLTQDTFIRLLTNKRNATIDRHKPRALLTHIAKGLVVDHWRRKDVEQAYLDSLMTFSEEAQPGPEQRQLVIDTLIRLDQILTELPELTRKIFLLSQLDGYRYNAIATLCDVAEITVKRHMKTAFIACLSVE, translated from the coding sequence ATGGATTCTTTCCAGCAAAATATTAGACACGTTTATATTGATAACCAATCATGGTTAGCAAACTGGTTACGTAACAAGGTAGGGTGCTCAGAGCTTGCATCTGATCTAACCCAAGATACTTTCATTCGTCTGTTAACTAACAAAAGAAATGCAACGATAGATAGGCATAAACCTCGCGCCCTATTGACGCATATTGCTAAAGGGTTAGTGGTCGATCACTGGCGTCGCAAAGACGTTGAGCAGGCTTATCTCGATAGTCTTATGACTTTCTCAGAAGAAGCGCAACCGGGTCCTGAGCAACGCCAATTGGTAATAGATACACTGATCCGCTTAGATCAGATATTGACTGAATTGCCTGAATTAACTCGAAAAATTTTTCTGCTATCTCAATTGGATGGTTATCGTTATAACGCGATAGCAACACTTTGTGATGTTGCCGAAATCACGGTAAAACGCCATATGAAAACGGCATTTATTGCTTGCCTATCGGTTGAGTAG